Proteins encoded by one window of Candidatus Methanoperedens sp.:
- a CDS encoding isoprenylcysteine carboxylmethyltransferase family protein, giving the protein MENLRNRGHNMKKEILAFVYKTRGIYMLIAISISMAIKFHSGGITTLPFFITGVLLAAIAQVFRVYVASYLWGRQAVTEPEAEFLTTVGPYAYVRNPMYLGNFLIGLSLCLAINEWYAFALFILSYIFVYSLVIPYEEEYLQNKFGERYIEYKAHTGRLIPRLNIYKNGSKVIPDCKAGVLGEIHVPVFLAVFFILIYILFVNGQV; this is encoded by the coding sequence ATGGAGAACTTGCGGAACAGGGGACATAATATGAAAAAGGAAATATTAGCATTTGTATACAAAACCCGAGGAATCTATATGCTTATTGCCATTTCAATTTCAATGGCAATAAAATTTCATTCTGGAGGAATTACAACTCTACCATTCTTTATTACAGGTGTACTTCTGGCAGCGATAGCGCAGGTATTTAGAGTTTATGTTGCAAGTTATCTCTGGGGTAGACAGGCGGTTACCGAACCAGAAGCGGAATTCCTTACGACGGTCGGTCCTTATGCTTATGTAAGAAACCCGATGTATCTGGGCAATTTCTTAATAGGCTTGTCTCTTTGCCTTGCTATTAATGAATGGTATGCTTTTGCTTTATTTATTTTAAGCTATATTTTCGTCTATTCGCTGGTTATACCTTATGAGGAAGAATATTTGCAGAACAAATTCGGTGAGCGTTATATAGAATATAAGGCCCACACAGGCAGACTTATCCCACGGCTCAACATCTACAAAAATGGTTCGAAAGTGATTCCAGATTGTAAAGCCGGTGTCCTGGGTGAAATCCATGTACCTGTTTTTCTTGCAGTATTTTTTATATTAATTTACATATTGTTTGTGAATGGACAGGTATGA
- a CDS encoding PadR family transcriptional regulator, giving the protein MAIRENKKQSKLRMYAFFVLYFLNERSSLSGYELGNLIKEKTHGYFSATAGNVYSVLKDLENKGYISSEEPVGGREKVQYNITLDGKKALRESALQYKERFEHIMQFFDKVINEVNI; this is encoded by the coding sequence ATGGCAATACGAGAAAACAAAAAACAATCGAAATTGAGAATGTATGCATTTTTCGTTCTGTATTTTCTTAACGAACGTAGTTCTCTAAGTGGGTATGAGTTAGGTAATTTAATAAAAGAAAAAACTCATGGATATTTCTCGGCGACCGCAGGTAACGTTTATTCAGTGCTAAAAGATTTAGAAAATAAAGGGTATATAAGTAGCGAGGAACCAGTAGGTGGAAGAGAGAAGGTCCAATACAATATTACCCTCGATGGCAAGAAAGCTTTACGCGAATCTGCCCTACAATATAAAGAACGTTTTGAACATATAATGCAATTTTTTGATAAGGTTATTAATGAGGTTAATATTTAG
- a CDS encoding flavodoxin family protein, with the protein MKISIILGHPTKGSLNHAIADVTKKFFQNRGDEIYFHDLYEENFNPVLPTEEIAKDGKVDTVIQKYCHEISISDGIIIVHPNWWGQPPAILKGWVDRVIRPGVAYEFEETDGGEGVPIGLLKAQCAIVFNTSNTSSEREKKVFRDPLERLWNNCIFELCGIKKFHRKMYNIVCISTLEERMAWLKDVQETLEEAFLEES; encoded by the coding sequence ATGAAAATATCAATAATTCTTGGACACCCGACAAAAGGAAGTTTAAACCATGCTATAGCAGATGTAACAAAGAAATTTTTTCAAAATCGTGGAGATGAAATTTATTTTCATGATTTGTATGAAGAAAATTTTAATCCTGTTTTACCAACTGAAGAAATTGCAAAGGACGGAAAGGTTGATACAGTTATTCAAAAATACTGTCACGAAATTTCAATCTCTGATGGTATCATTATTGTACATCCAAATTGGTGGGGACAACCTCCTGCTATCTTAAAAGGTTGGGTCGATCGAGTCATCCGCCCGGGAGTAGCTTATGAATTTGAAGAAACTGATGGAGGCGAAGGTGTTCCGATTGGACTGCTAAAAGCTCAATGCGCTATAGTTTTTAATACATCAAATACATCATCAGAAAGAGAGAAAAAGGTTTTTAGAGATCCACTCGAACGATTATGGAACAACTGCATTTTTGAACTTTGCGGTATAAAAAAATTTCATAGAAAAATGTATAACATCGTCTGTATCAGTACGCTTGAAGAAAGAATGGCATGGTTGAAAGATGTCCAGGAAACTTTGGAGGAAGCTTTTTTAGAAGAATCATAA
- a CDS encoding class I SAM-dependent methyltransferase, with protein MSWANTGYWCRRWSHSIALQNRGLIVCAIDIVPRACEIMRKRGVIDVRCADISSFEEEPFDTLLILGHGIGMVGTLSGLNPFLRDMHRLVKPDGQILLNSLDIRYTKDPVHIAYQEANRRDNRYFGEIRLQFEYKGIRGSHYGWLHVDSKMLAAHAMKAGWLCKVIRQEESGDYLAQLIH; from the coding sequence CTGTCATGGGCGAATACTGGATATTGGTGCAGGCGTTGGTCTCACAGCATTGCTCTTCAGAACCGAGGGCTGATTGTTTGTGCAATTGATATAGTCCCGCGAGCCTGCGAAATTATGCGAAAAAGAGGAGTAATAGATGTCCGCTGCGCGGATATTTCCAGCTTTGAAGAAGAACCGTTCGATACGCTTTTGATACTCGGTCACGGCATAGGCATGGTCGGAACACTATCCGGACTCAATCCATTCCTCAGGGATATGCATAGATTAGTAAAGCCGGATGGACAGATATTGCTTAATTCTCTGGACATCAGATATACAAAAGATCCTGTACACATTGCCTACCAAGAAGCCAACCGCCGCGATAACCGCTATTTCGGGGAAATACGCCTGCAATTCGAGTACAAGGGCATAAGAGGGTCACATTATGGATGGCTGCATGTGGATTCGAAGATGCTGGCAGCCCATGCTATGAAGGCTGGATGGTTGTGTAAAGTTATTCGCCAAGAGGAAAGTGGTGACTATTTGGCACAACTGATTCATTAG
- a CDS encoding ABC transporter ATP-binding protein gives MLCGAIRIIKNVSNEADTETIIEIRTLTRIYGMDGVQIKALNNVSFDIKHGEFTAIMGKSGSGKSTLLHQLGLLDVPTSGEIIIDGKNVLKLSGPQKAKFRLERFGYVFQEYALLPELTALENAYLPAMALGRQKEEYMIAGKEVLEQVGLGTRQHHRPRELSGGEQQRVAIARALINRPDILFADEPTANLDSVSSKQVLELFQRLNSEIGLTILMVTHEPEDRKYVQKVIWLKDGELAEQGT, from the coding sequence ATGCTATGTGGGGCGATTAGAATTATCAAGAATGTCTCAAATGAGGCTGACACAGAAACTATCATCGAAATTAGAACTCTCACTCGAATTTATGGAATGGATGGGGTGCAGATTAAAGCTCTGAATAACGTCTCATTCGATATTAAACATGGTGAATTTACCGCGATAATGGGCAAGAGCGGAAGCGGGAAGTCCACTCTGCTGCATCAGCTCGGATTGCTTGATGTCCCTACTTCAGGTGAGATTATCATCGATGGAAAGAACGTTTTAAAATTGTCTGGGCCACAAAAAGCTAAGTTCCGGCTTGAAAGATTCGGGTATGTCTTTCAGGAGTACGCGCTTCTTCCTGAGCTTACTGCGCTTGAGAATGCCTACCTGCCAGCCATGGCGCTGGGCAGACAGAAAGAAGAGTATATGATAGCTGGAAAAGAAGTCCTGGAACAGGTCGGGCTTGGCACGAGGCAGCATCACCGTCCTCGTGAATTGTCAGGGGGCGAGCAGCAAAGGGTGGCAATTGCAAGGGCGCTGATCAACAGGCCTGATATACTGTTTGCGGATGAACCCACCGCGAATCTGGACAGCGTCTCGTCAAAACAGGTTCTTGAACTATTTCAGCGATTGAATAGTGAGATTGGGCTGACGATTCTGATGGTGACGCATGAGCCAGAGGACAGGAAGTATGTGCAGAAGGTAATCTGGTTAAAGGATGGAGAACTTGCGGAACAGGGGACATAA
- a CDS encoding ABC transporter permease, with protein MLSDLKVSLFLAYKSITKGNKGTLILTIFILSLVFVNLMFIASIFLGLTDTMGNQVIDTLYGNIVIEPKKDEKYINDVYSLEQKIRSIPGIEGVLAQYITGATLSYKDKSGSWSVRSVNPDDAMTVTITHNFMIDGEYLSKLDTSEIILGKEIPGGYGGDQEQLSLGGVRVGDSIDVLFNNGVKKSYRVKGVFDVTFTQANNIAYISQREMESVFGLEDKASQILIKTKDRGNEDRYVKQLSELGIKENIKPWTAYAASIKNITRSFDMISVLISAIGLFVASVTIFIIIYVSTISKRRQIGILRAVGIKESVVIYSYIFQAMFIAICGTIIGFFIMFFVLRPWFIGHPLKFPIGFVSLLILPENILINAISLIAVALTAGFVPSWIAVRQTIMDAMWGD; from the coding sequence CATATAAATCCATAACAAAAGGCAATAAAGGTACACTTATTCTTACTATCTTTATTCTGTCTCTCGTCTTTGTAAATTTAATGTTCATAGCCTCCATTTTCCTTGGATTGACTGACACAATGGGCAACCAGGTAATTGATACACTCTATGGCAACATTGTAATCGAACCGAAAAAAGATGAAAAATATATCAATGATGTTTATTCCCTGGAACAAAAGATAAGGAGCATTCCTGGCATAGAAGGCGTCCTGGCACAATATATAACAGGAGCTACACTTTCATATAAGGATAAAAGCGGGTCGTGGAGCGTGCGCTCGGTAAATCCTGATGATGCGATGACAGTTACCATTACTCATAATTTCATGATAGATGGCGAATATCTGAGCAAGCTGGATACCAGCGAGATTATTCTTGGAAAAGAGATCCCTGGCGGGTACGGCGGTGACCAGGAGCAGCTTTCACTCGGCGGAGTCAGGGTCGGTGATTCTATTGATGTGCTCTTCAATAACGGCGTTAAGAAGAGTTACCGTGTAAAAGGCGTATTCGATGTGACTTTCACGCAGGCGAACAATATTGCATACATAAGCCAGAGAGAGATGGAATCTGTATTTGGTTTAGAGGATAAGGCATCACAAATCCTGATTAAGACTAAAGACAGGGGAAATGAAGATAGGTACGTAAAACAGCTTTCAGAACTGGGTATTAAAGAGAACATAAAACCATGGACTGCCTATGCAGCCTCTATAAAAAACATAACAAGAAGTTTTGATATGATCTCTGTGTTAATTTCTGCAATAGGGCTGTTTGTTGCGAGTGTGACTATCTTTATTATAATTTATGTGAGCACTATAAGCAAACGAAGGCAGATTGGAATTTTGCGGGCAGTCGGAATTAAGGAATCTGTGGTCATATATTCGTATATATTCCAGGCAATGTTCATAGCAATTTGCGGCACCATAATCGGGTTTTTTATTATGTTTTTTGTGCTCAGGCCCTGGTTCATCGGACACCCGCTGAAATTTCCTATTGGATTCGTTTCGCTGTTAATACTGCCTGAGAATATTCTGATAAACGCAATAAGCCTGATTGCAGTTGCATTGACTGCAGGATTTGTCCCGTCGTGGATTGCAGTTCGACAGACAATAATGGATGCTATGTGGGGCGATTAG